The window GTGGCATCGGTCGCCGCCATCACCGCCGGACTGCCGCGGCGCGCGGACGCACTCATCACGCGCCTGGAGGAGGGACGCCTCACGGTCGACTTCTCGCGTCTCGAACGACGCTTCGCGCGAACCGAGAAGCTGGCGACGCGCGCGGTGAGCGGCGTGATCTTCTCCGGCACCCTCATCGCGGGCGTCCTCCTGCGGCCATCCGACGAGGTGCTCGGCTCGGTCCTCATGCTGCTCTCGCTGCTGCCGCTCGGACACGTCGTGCTGGCCGGCTGGTTCGGCAGGCGCTGAACCGACCACCGCCGGACGCACGATACCGTGGTGGCCATGCCCCGCGCCCGATCTTTCGACGAAGAGCTCTTCCTCGATGCGGCCACCGAACAGTTCTGGGTCCACGGCTATCGGGGGTCCGCTCTGACCGATCTCTCGGCCGCGACCGGGGTGGCCAACGGCAGTCTCTACCAGGCGTACGGCAGCAAGTGGGCGTTGTTCCTGGTGATCTTCCGGCGTTACTGTGCCGGCCGCCTCGACTTCGTCGACGCCGCCCTCGCTCCGGGGCAGGATGTGGCGGACACCGTCCGTTCCTACCTCGCCGCCGTGCGCGCCGATTGTGCGGCACACCCCGACCGTCGCGGCTGTCTCATGCTGAACACGATCGCCGAGTTCGGATCCGACGAGGAGATCGCGCGGATCGTGGCCGGCACGCTGACCCGGATGGAGCAGCGCATGGCCGATGCTCTGGCAGAGGCGACCGGTCGCGACCGATCCGACGAGGACGTGCTCGCCGCGGCGGCCAACGTCGTCGCGCTGTCCCAGTCACTCATCCAGCTCTGGCGCATCGGCCGCGACGAGGGGGAGCTCGCTCGCATGAGCGAGCAGGTGGCGCTCGCCGCGTCGGGAGTGCTCGCCGCCTGATCGGATCAGCGGATCGCGATCGCCGCCTCGGGCGTCGCGACGCGGAAGGTCAGGCTCTCGATCAGGTACAGCTCCACCGCATCGCGGCTGTGCGCGGTGTATCCGAGTGAGATGTCCTGACCGGACTCCAGGATGAAGTCGCCGCCGCGCAGGCTCACCACGACCGCGCCTGTGATGCCGGGCGTCCAGGTCACCGGACCGCCGAGGATGCGTTCCAGGTGACGCTGCAGCACGGCGCCGCCCGCGTCACTCCCGCCGGAGACCTCGGTCCACGTCGCGGTGTCGACGGCGAGGCCGTACGGGCCACCGACCCCGGCGCCCGACAGCGTGGCGATCGCATCGGCCACCAGGGGAGCGAGCCGGCCCGGCGCTCCGGCGCCGCTCAGCGGCGGATGCGGTGACGACGGGATGATGCCGACGAACCCGGCGGCGTCCCAGCCGTGGAAGACCGCGGCGTTCTCCGCGCTCGCGAGCGCGACGGCCGCCTCATCCAGGGGAGTCAGGTCCGTGTCGACGGCGCCGCGGGCGTCGTCGTCGAGTTCGCTGCGCGACAGCGCGAAGTCCGCGCGCAGTTCCGCGAGCGGCAGCACCTGGCGGGTACGGCCGGTGACGCCCGCGAACGGCGTCGAGAAGCTCGTGCCGACGCGGCCCAGAGCGGTCGCCGAGTGCTGCCAGCCGAGTGGGCCCACGAAATCGACCAGCCGCCGGGCGCCCAGGGCCGGCTGCAGTCGGGTGCGTGCCTCGTCGTCCAGCGTGTCCCAGGTCGCGTCGGTGATGGGCGCGAGGTCGCGATAGAGGTGATCCATGAGAGTCCTTCCGATCGTCAGAAGCGCCCGCCGATGCCGAGCGAGGAGTCCGCGACGGGCGCGGGAGGCTGAGGTGTGGCGGGGGTCGTCTGCGTCGGGTCGTCGAGTCCGTCCAGCACGTCGGGACGCGGCGCGAAGAACACGCTGCCTGTCACCGCGGAGGAGAAGTCGAGCAATCGGTCGTGCAGCCCGGGCGGGTCGCCGATGAACATGCGCTCGAGCATCCGCTGGATCACCCAGAGATCACGACAGCATCCGATGAAGTAGGTGCCGAACTCGGCGGCGCCGGGGCGCCCGAACGGCATGTTGTCGCGGAGGATGTCGTGCTCGACGCCCTCGTCGTCGACGATGGTCGCCAGCGTCTTGTGCGCCTTCTGGCCGGTGGTCGCATCGTCGAGCTCGATGTTGTCCGCCTTTGACCGGCCCATGATCGCCTCCTGCACCTCGGTCGGCAGCGCGCGCCAGGCGGAGAGGGGATGCAGGTACTTCTGCGTCACGATGTAGGTGCCGCCGGCGTGGGCGGGATCCTCGTCACCGACGAGCACGGTGTCGGCGATGTCCTCGCCGACCGGGTTGGCCGTACCGTCGACGAATCCGAGCACATCCCGTCGGTCGAAGTATCGGAAGCAGGCCGTCTCGTCCTCGGTCGTCACGCTGTCGCCGAGCGCATCCATGAGCTGCCGCTCGAACTCGAAGCAGATGTCGGTGCGATCGGCGCGGATGTGGAAGAGCAGGTCGCCTGCCGTCGCCGGTGCCGTGTGCGCCTCGCCGACGATGGGCGCGAACGGTCGGAGCTGCGCGGGACGCGGTGTGCCCACGAGCCGCGGCCAGATCTCGCTCCCGATGCCAACGGTGCAGGTGAGCGTCGCAGAGGGATCGCGGAAGGCGACCGCCTTGATCGTGCCCGAGAGGTCCGCGAGGACTCCGCGAACGCGGTCGAGTGCCTCCGCTCCGGCAGCCACGCGCAGCACCAGGAACACGGCATGCGTCGACAGTGGCGAGCCGAACTGCTGCACGGCTCCCGGCACGAACGAGGAGGGGTCGGCGCGGCGCACGTTCTCTGCCATCGGGTTCCCTTCCGACGGCCCAGGAGAGCACCGTCATCGTCAGTATGGCCTCGCCCGGCGTGGGAGCGCTCCGACACCCGACGAACATCCGCCCGACACCCGGCGGGATCTCCGTCGGGGCGGAGTCGCCGCGGGGATGTGGAGCGCCCGCTCCATCACGTACATTCTTCTCTGCGGGGAGGAAGAATCATGGAACGAGAACGCGCACTGGGCGACTATCTGCGCGCCCGACGCAATGTCCGCCAACCCGAAGAGGTGGGCCTGGAGCGCGCCCCGGGCCGGCGTGTACCCGGACTGCGTCGCGACGAGGTGGCGCAGCTCGCCGGCATCAGCGCCGAGTACTACCTCCGCCTCGAACAGGGGCGCGGCGCTCGCCCCTCCGACCAGGTGCTGGGCGCGCTCGCGGGTGTCCTGGGTCTTGACGCGGAATCCCGCGCCTACCTCGGACGCCTCGCCGCAGGCGCTCCCGCTCTGCCGGCTCCGGAGGACGCGGCGGTCGCGGACCAGATCGCGCGCGTGCTGGCGCAGTGGACGCATACACCCGCGTACATGTCGGACCGTCACCGCGACGTCGTCGTGGCAAACCCGCTCGCGGCGGCGTTCGGGTTCGGCGGACTGGCGGCCGGGCAGAACGTCGTGATCAACCTCTTCAACGACCGGATGAAGCGCACGCTCGATCAGTGGGAATCGATGACCAGGGCGGCCGTCGCGACCCTCCGCCGCGATGCGGATCCGGATTCGCCCCGATTGAAGGAGATCATCGAGGAGCTCTCGAAAGACGAGGACTTCGTGCGCATCTGGGAACGTCACGACGTGTCGGGGCCGGAGGACGCGCAGATCTCGATCATCGTCGAAGGTCTCGGAACGCTCGACGTCGAGATCCAGAACTTCAGCGTGCGCTCCCTCCCGGGCTACATCATGACCGTCATGGCGGCGCCGCCGCGGTCGCTGGCGGCCACCGTCTTCTCACGGCTCGTCGAGCGGTTGACTGCGGCGGAAAGTGGTACTACCGGGGCCTCCCAACCCCTGCAACCCCCTCGGTAGCGTTCCGGGTGTCGATCCTCACGAAGGAGCACCCATGACGTATCCCCCCGCGTCCTCCCCTGTCCGAGCGGGCCTTCCGCGATGAACCTGCAAGACGTCGTCGACGAACTGGCCGAGACCCTCGGACGTTCCGTCGTGATCAACGACCTCGCCTATCGTCCGGTCGCGGCCTCCGCCCAGGGCGACGAGATCGACGAGGTCCGGGCGCGCGCCCTTCTTCGCCGCCAGACCGCGCCGAAAGAGCGGGCGTACCTGGAGAGCCTGCGCCTGCTGCAGTCGCGCCGACCGCTCACGATCGACCTGACGCGCTTCAACGCCCGCGAACGGCTCGCCATCCCGATCTGGAGCGACGACGAGCCGGTGGGTGTCCTGTGGCTCATCACGGGAGGAATGCCTGCCCTCACCGAGCATGACTACCGCGCGATCGACGCGGCCGTCGCCGTCTCACGCGACCTGCTGGTCACCCACTCGCGCACGGCCACGGTCTCCGTCCGCGCCACCGTCATGCGCGAGCTGCTGGCCGCCGATGTGCTCGCCCGCCGCGAGGCCCTCACCGCCGCGGTGCGGTCCTATGGCGTCGAGCGGGGACCGGGCAGTGTGGTGCGCGCGGTGTCCGTCGGCTACGACACCGGCGTGGTGCAGCGGGCGGCGCTCGGGCGGGCGCTGGAGAGCCTTCCCGGGGTGCGCCTCACCTTCTTGGGGGAGGACGGTGCCTCGTTGCTCTTTCTCGGGCACGCGTCCGACACCGACGCGACGGATGCGGCGATCGCCGCCGAGACGGCCGCGGCGGACGTGCTCCTTCGCGCCATCGGCTCCGCCAGCCTCACGCGCGAGGACAACGACCTGCGCGAGGTCGCCGATCGCGCCATCGCCGCTGCCGCTGTTGCCGAGGTGCTCCCCTCGCTGGGCGGTCGGGCCGCTGCGGAGGAGATCGGACCCTGGTTGCTGATCTCCGACATCATCGCCGACCCGAGCAGGCTCGCCCGATTCTCGCCGGCGGCGCACGTGCTGCTGAATGACACCGACCCGTTGCGTCGGCAGACGATCGAAGCGTTCCTCGACGGTGCGGGCCGGGTGCGAGAGGTCTGCGATGTGCTGCACATCCACCGCACCACGCTCTACTACCGGCTCGAGAACATGCCGGAACCGGTGCGCGAGGCGCTCGATGACGGCCTGTCGCGCAGCACGCTGCATCTCGCGCTGAAACTCGCCGCCTACTGGGAGCACTCGGGGAGGATTTGATGGCAGGCGCAGTGGTCACGACCTCGGACGGCGTGCGGCTGCGTGTATCGGACACCGGCGGAGACGGCGTCCCTCTCGTCATGCTGCACGGCTGGGGGCAGACGGCGGCGCTCTTCGAGGGCCAGTCGACGAGGGCGTGTGGCGGGTGGTGTCGGAGCAGGTGCACGTGTTCGAGCGGGATGCGGTGTCGTCGCACTTCCCCTTCCTCGAGGCGGCCGAAGCGTTCAACGGGGTCGTGGACGCGTTTCTGTGCGGCATGACGCACGACGCTTCGACAGACGTCGAGAAAAGGGGGGACACCCGGTCGCAGCTCTCGCGGCCCGTCCACGTCTAGCGTCGAAACGAACAGACGCGAGACGAGGTGATCGTGGTGGCCGAGATGCCGACGATCGTGCTGGTGCACGGCGCGTTCGCGGACGGAGCGAGCTGGTCGCCCGTCGCGTTGCGTCTCCAAGGCGCCGGTTTCGAGGTGCGGGTGCCCGCCATCTCCAACCGCAGCCTGGCCGACGATGCCGACTACGTCAGCGCGTTCGTCTCCCGCATCGCCGGTCCCGTCG is drawn from Microbacterium binotii and contains these coding sequences:
- a CDS encoding family 1 encapsulin nanocompartment shell protein, yielding MDHLYRDLAPITDATWDTLDDEARTRLQPALGARRLVDFVGPLGWQHSATALGRVGTSFSTPFAGVTGRTRQVLPLAELRADFALSRSELDDDARGAVDTDLTPLDEAAVALASAENAAVFHGWDAAGFVGIIPSSPHPPLSGAGAPGRLAPLVADAIATLSGAGVGGPYGLAVDTATWTEVSGGSDAGGAVLQRHLERILGGPVTWTPGITGAVVVSLRGGDFILESGQDISLGYTAHSRDAVELYLIESLTFRVATPEAAIAIR
- a CDS encoding helix-turn-helix transcriptional regulator, with amino-acid sequence MERERALGDYLRARRNVRQPEEVGLERAPGRRVPGLRRDEVAQLAGISAEYYLRLEQGRGARPSDQVLGALAGVLGLDAESRAYLGRLAAGAPALPAPEDAAVADQIARVLAQWTHTPAYMSDRHRDVVVANPLAAAFGFGGLAAGQNVVINLFNDRMKRTLDQWESMTRAAVATLRRDADPDSPRLKEIIEELSKDEDFVRIWERHDVSGPEDAQISIIVEGLGTLDVEIQNFSVRSLPGYIMTVMAAPPRSLAATVFSRLVERLTAAESGTTGASQPLQPPR
- a CDS encoding helix-turn-helix domain-containing protein, which produces MNLQDVVDELAETLGRSVVINDLAYRPVAASAQGDEIDEVRARALLRRQTAPKERAYLESLRLLQSRRPLTIDLTRFNARERLAIPIWSDDEPVGVLWLITGGMPALTEHDYRAIDAAVAVSRDLLVTHSRTATVSVRATVMRELLAADVLARREALTAAVRSYGVERGPGSVVRAVSVGYDTGVVQRAALGRALESLPGVRLTFLGEDGASLLFLGHASDTDATDAAIAAETAAADVLLRAIGSASLTREDNDLREVADRAIAAAAVAEVLPSLGGRAAAEEIGPWLLISDIIADPSRLARFSPAAHVLLNDTDPLRRQTIEAFLDGAGRVREVCDVLHIHRTTLYYRLENMPEPVREALDDGLSRSTLHLALKLAAYWEHSGRI
- a CDS encoding TetR/AcrR family transcriptional regulator; translation: MPRARSFDEELFLDAATEQFWVHGYRGSALTDLSAATGVANGSLYQAYGSKWALFLVIFRRYCAGRLDFVDAALAPGQDVADTVRSYLAAVRADCAAHPDRRGCLMLNTIAEFGSDEEIARIVAGTLTRMEQRMADALAEATGRDRSDEDVLAAAANVVALSQSLIQLWRIGRDEGELARMSEQVALAASGVLAA
- a CDS encoding Dyp-type peroxidase, which gives rise to MAENVRRADPSSFVPGAVQQFGSPLSTHAVFLVLRVAAGAEALDRVRGVLADLSGTIKAVAFRDPSATLTCTVGIGSEIWPRLVGTPRPAQLRPFAPIVGEAHTAPATAGDLLFHIRADRTDICFEFERQLMDALGDSVTTEDETACFRYFDRRDVLGFVDGTANPVGEDIADTVLVGDEDPAHAGGTYIVTQKYLHPLSAWRALPTEVQEAIMGRSKADNIELDDATTGQKAHKTLATIVDDEGVEHDILRDNMPFGRPGAAEFGTYFIGCCRDLWVIQRMLERMFIGDPPGLHDRLLDFSSAVTGSVFFAPRPDVLDGLDDPTQTTPATPQPPAPVADSSLGIGGRF